In Symphalangus syndactylus isolate Jambi chromosome 6, NHGRI_mSymSyn1-v2.1_pri, whole genome shotgun sequence, a genomic segment contains:
- the WNT11 gene encoding protein Wnt-11 isoform X1, which translates to MRARPQVCEALLFALALQTGVCYGIKWLALSKTPAALALNQTQHCKQLEGLVSAQVQLCRSNLELMHTVVHAAREVMKACRRAFADMRWNCSSIELAPNYLLDLERGTRESAFVYALSAAAISHAIARACTSGDLPGCSCGPVPGEPPGPGNRWGGCADNLSYGLLMGAKFSDAPMKVKKTGSQANKLMRLHNSEVGRQALRASLEMKCKCHGVSGSCSIRTCWKGLQELQDVAADLKTRYLSATKVVHRPMGTRKHLVPKDLDIRPVKDSELVYLQSSPDFCMKNEKVGSHGTQDRQCNKTSNGSDSCDLMCCGRGYNPYTDRVVERCHYARHGRRLVLCLHLEATRNRRSGHPGRRAGHQRKPTRLKITWQPEALECPQAGLRSGAWDW; encoded by the exons GGCGCTGTCCAAGACACCAGCGGCCCTGGCACTGAACCAGACGCAACACTGCAAGCAGCTGGAGGGCCTGGTGTCTGCACAGGTGCAGCTGTGCCGCAGCAACCTGGAGCTCATGCACACGGTGGTGCACGCCGCCCGCGAGGTCATGAAGGCCTGTCGCCGGGCCTTTGCCGACATGCGCTGGAACTGCTCCTCCATTGAGCTCGCCCCCAACTATTTGCTTGACCTGGAGAGAG GGACCCGGGAGTCGGCCTTCGTGTATGCGCTGTCGGCCGCCGCCATCAGCCACGCCATCGCCCGGGCCTGCACCTCCGGCGACCTGCCCGGCTGCTCCTGCGGCCCCGTCCCAGGTGAGCCACCCGGGCCCGGGAACCGCTGGGGAGGATGTGCGGACAACCTCAGCTACGGGCTCCTCATGGGGGCCAAGTTTTCCGATGCTCCTATGAAGGTGAAAAAAACAGGATCCCAAGCCAATAAACTGATGCGTCTACACAACAGTGAAGTGGGGAGACAG GCTCTGCGCGCCTCTCTGGAAATGAAGTGTAAGTGCCACGGAGTGTCTGGCTCCTGCTCCATCCGCACCTGCTGGAAGGGGCTGCAGGAGCTGCAGGATGTGGCTGCTGACCTCAAGACCCGATACCTGTCGGCCACCAAGGTAGTGCACCGACCCATGGGCACCCGAAAGCACCTGGTGCCCAAGGACCTGGATATCCGGCCTGTGAAGGACTCGGAACTCGTCTATCTGCAGAGCTCACCTGACTTCTGCATGAAGAATGAGAAGGTGGGCTCCCACGGGACACAAGACAG GCAGTGCAACAAGACATCCAACGGAAGCGACAGCTGCGACCTTATGTGCTGCGGGCGTGGCTACAACCCCTACACAGACCGCGTGGTCGAGCGGTGCCACT ATGCCAGGCATGGGAGGCGGCTTGTGCTTTGCCTTCACTTGGAAGCCACCAGGAACAGAAGGTCTGGCCACCCTGGACGGAGGGCGGGACATCAAAGGAAACCGACAAGATTAAAAATAACTTGGCAGCCTGAGGCCCTGGAGTGCCCACAGGCTGGTCTAAGGAGCGGGGCTTGGGATTGGTGA
- the WNT11 gene encoding protein Wnt-11 isoform X2, giving the protein MRARPQVCEALLFALALQTGVCYGIKWLALSKTPAALALNQTQHCKQLEGLVSAQVQLCRSNLELMHTVVHAAREVMKACRRAFADMRWNCSSIELAPNYLLDLERGTRESAFVYALSAAAISHAIARACTSGDLPGCSCGPVPGEPPGPGNRWGGCADNLSYGLLMGAKFSDAPMKVKKTGSQANKLMRLHNSEVGRQALRASLEMKCKCHGVSGSCSIRTCWKGLQELQDVAADLKTRYLSATKVVHRPMGTRKHLVPKDLDIRPVKDSELVYLQSSPDFCMKNEKVGSHGTQDRQCNKTSNGSDSCDLMCCGRGYNPYTDRVVERCHCKYHWCCYVTCRRCERTVERYVCK; this is encoded by the exons GGCGCTGTCCAAGACACCAGCGGCCCTGGCACTGAACCAGACGCAACACTGCAAGCAGCTGGAGGGCCTGGTGTCTGCACAGGTGCAGCTGTGCCGCAGCAACCTGGAGCTCATGCACACGGTGGTGCACGCCGCCCGCGAGGTCATGAAGGCCTGTCGCCGGGCCTTTGCCGACATGCGCTGGAACTGCTCCTCCATTGAGCTCGCCCCCAACTATTTGCTTGACCTGGAGAGAG GGACCCGGGAGTCGGCCTTCGTGTATGCGCTGTCGGCCGCCGCCATCAGCCACGCCATCGCCCGGGCCTGCACCTCCGGCGACCTGCCCGGCTGCTCCTGCGGCCCCGTCCCAGGTGAGCCACCCGGGCCCGGGAACCGCTGGGGAGGATGTGCGGACAACCTCAGCTACGGGCTCCTCATGGGGGCCAAGTTTTCCGATGCTCCTATGAAGGTGAAAAAAACAGGATCCCAAGCCAATAAACTGATGCGTCTACACAACAGTGAAGTGGGGAGACAG GCTCTGCGCGCCTCTCTGGAAATGAAGTGTAAGTGCCACGGAGTGTCTGGCTCCTGCTCCATCCGCACCTGCTGGAAGGGGCTGCAGGAGCTGCAGGATGTGGCTGCTGACCTCAAGACCCGATACCTGTCGGCCACCAAGGTAGTGCACCGACCCATGGGCACCCGAAAGCACCTGGTGCCCAAGGACCTGGATATCCGGCCTGTGAAGGACTCGGAACTCGTCTATCTGCAGAGCTCACCTGACTTCTGCATGAAGAATGAGAAGGTGGGCTCCCACGGGACACAAGACAG GCAGTGCAACAAGACATCCAACGGAAGCGACAGCTGCGACCTTATGTGCTGCGGGCGTGGCTACAACCCCTACACAGACCGCGTGGTCGAGCGGTGCCACTGTAAGTACCACTGGTGCTGCTACGTCACCTGCCGCAGGTGTGAGCGTACCGTGGAGCGCTATGTCTGCAAGTGA